In Bacillota bacterium, one DNA window encodes the following:
- the tuf gene encoding elongation factor Tu (EF-Tu; promotes GTP-dependent binding of aminoacyl-tRNA to the A-site of ribosomes during protein biosynthesis; when the tRNA anticodon matches the mRNA codon, GTP hydrolysis results; the inactive EF-Tu-GDP leaves the ribosome and release of GDP is promoted by elongation factor Ts; many prokaryotes have two copies of the gene encoding EF-Tu), protein VEMVMPGDNIRMDIELITPIAIEEGLRFAIREGGRTVASGVVTTVVE, encoded by the coding sequence GCGTCGAGATGGTGATGCCGGGTGACAACATCCGGATGGATATCGAGCTGATCACCCCGATCGCCATCGAAGAGGGTCTGCGCTTCGCCATCCGCGAGGGTGGGCGGACGGTCGCCTCGGGCGTCGTCACCACCGTCGTCGAGTAG